The Deltaproteobacteria bacterium genome contains a region encoding:
- a CDS encoding S8 family peptidase has protein sequence MPDRISDNLPHLLIKGTAETELYRRPKTFGAEFKLPPRQRSKHGNKLLSQLESLRREAEILGREQAAFGIDVGNGIYIQFESEPGFKLKFESLELLRSGIELVNVKDIGDKTYAVVFVPEGKLTHFVKLVTAYLEQETKRNKPKNKKLIESISEIRRAMLEALWTDDPAEIPVGEEKVWWEVWLRTGDDRKAFLGSFGEHAARIGLVLDPRNILFPDRTVVLAYGSKSQMSISVNLLNSIAELRKAKETADFFTSMTPSEQFDWVDDALKRIDGPYSGDFAVCILDTGINNEHPLIRPALQLSDMHTYEPSWGVTDHHDHGTEMAGLALYGDLIETLASGSPIFLRYHLESVKILPPRGDNPPHLYGAITVESIARAEISAPERQRTVCMAVTTKDFRDRGKPSSWSACLDKLTSGADDDKSRLIVVSAGNTDFSNRYLYPESNQTDTIHDPGQSWNPLTVGAYTEKINMDPQEYPGWIPVAPQGDLSPCSCTSMAWQRPWPIKPDIVLEGGNMATDPINGEADFVDSLCLLTTNRQFTKKPLVVTGETSAATVLASRMATVLWAEYPDYWPESIRGLLVHSADWTEAMKDRFQPLTTRSGKEALLRYAGFGVPDLNRAMWSAQNALTLIAQDSLQPFDKFDDSYKTRDLNLHRIPWPTQELEELGETEVEMRVTLSYFIEPNPARRGWTRRYSYASHGLRFEVKTPTETPNQFRGRINQLARDEELGNPSSSDAAKWFLGPDLRALGSIHSDQWTGTAVELAQRGFVAVYPVIGWWRERHQLGRWAKRARYSLIISIKTPETDLDIYTPVENLIRTPVEISV, from the coding sequence ATGCCTGATCGCATCTCTGATAATTTACCCCACCTACTCATAAAAGGAACTGCTGAAACAGAACTCTATCGAAGGCCCAAAACCTTTGGGGCCGAATTCAAATTACCCCCTCGTCAAAGATCCAAACATGGCAATAAATTATTGTCCCAACTGGAAAGTTTAAGACGGGAGGCCGAAATTCTCGGTCGAGAGCAAGCTGCTTTCGGTATTGATGTGGGAAACGGCATCTACATCCAATTTGAAAGTGAACCTGGATTTAAACTTAAATTTGAAAGCCTTGAATTACTCAGATCCGGCATCGAATTGGTCAATGTGAAGGATATCGGAGATAAAACCTATGCCGTAGTTTTTGTCCCAGAGGGGAAACTGACCCATTTCGTCAAACTGGTTACAGCCTATCTGGAACAAGAAACGAAGCGGAATAAACCCAAAAATAAGAAGCTGATAGAAAGTATTAGTGAAATTCGCAGGGCAATGCTTGAAGCTCTTTGGACAGATGACCCGGCGGAAATCCCGGTTGGTGAGGAGAAGGTTTGGTGGGAAGTATGGCTGCGCACTGGCGATGATAGGAAAGCTTTCCTGGGCTCATTTGGAGAACACGCCGCACGAATTGGCTTGGTCTTAGATCCAAGGAATATCCTTTTCCCCGATCGGACTGTTGTCCTGGCCTACGGCAGCAAATCCCAAATGAGTATTTCCGTTAACTTGCTGAACAGCATTGCAGAACTAAGAAAAGCAAAAGAAACCGCTGATTTTTTTACTTCTATGACCCCATCAGAACAATTTGATTGGGTGGATGACGCCCTAAAAAGAATAGACGGCCCATATTCCGGCGACTTTGCGGTCTGCATATTAGATACCGGCATAAACAACGAGCATCCCCTGATAAGACCAGCTCTGCAATTATCGGATATGCACACCTATGAACCATCTTGGGGGGTAACCGATCACCACGATCATGGGACCGAAATGGCAGGCCTTGCCCTGTATGGAGATCTAATCGAAACCCTTGCCTCTGGCTCTCCAATCTTTTTAAGATACCACTTGGAGTCGGTAAAAATCCTTCCTCCCCGAGGAGATAACCCACCTCATCTGTACGGGGCCATTACGGTCGAGTCTATTGCCCGTGCGGAGATCTCAGCACCAGAGCGCCAACGGACCGTTTGCATGGCTGTGACTACCAAGGATTTTAGAGACCGGGGGAAACCTTCTTCCTGGTCCGCTTGTTTAGACAAATTAACCTCCGGGGCCGACGATGATAAGTCTCGTTTAATAGTTGTTTCTGCCGGGAACACCGATTTCAGTAATAGGTATCTTTATCCTGAAAGTAATCAGACCGATACCATTCATGATCCAGGGCAAAGCTGGAATCCCTTAACTGTCGGGGCATATACCGAAAAAATCAACATGGACCCCCAAGAATACCCTGGTTGGATACCCGTTGCCCCACAGGGAGACCTAAGCCCATGCAGTTGTACGTCAATGGCCTGGCAACGGCCATGGCCGATTAAACCGGATATTGTTCTGGAGGGCGGGAATATGGCCACCGACCCTATCAACGGAGAAGCAGATTTTGTGGACAGTTTGTGTTTGCTGACCACAAATCGGCAATTTACCAAAAAGCCCCTTGTCGTCACCGGTGAGACTAGTGCCGCGACAGTGCTGGCCTCAAGGATGGCTACGGTATTGTGGGCAGAATACCCGGATTATTGGCCCGAATCGATTCGAGGGTTATTGGTTCATTCCGCCGATTGGACAGAGGCCATGAAGGACAGATTTCAACCTTTGACAACGCGAAGCGGTAAAGAGGCCCTTCTGCGATACGCTGGATTTGGTGTCCCAGACTTGAATAGGGCCATGTGGAGTGCCCAAAATGCCCTCACCCTGATTGCCCAAGATTCCTTACAGCCATTTGATAAATTTGATGATTCTTATAAGACCCGGGACTTAAATCTCCATCGAATACCCTGGCCTACCCAAGAGTTAGAAGAACTCGGCGAGACAGAAGTTGAAATGAGGGTAACGCTTTCGTACTTTATCGAGCCAAATCCGGCCAGGAGAGGCTGGACAAGAAGATACAGCTATGCCTCCCATGGTCTACGATTTGAAGTGAAGACTCCAACTGAAACACCAAATCAATTTAGAGGAAGAATCAATCAATTGGCTCGTGACGAAGAATTGGGGAACCCATCAAGCAGTGACGCGGCCAAATGGTTTCTGGGGCCTGACCTCAGAGCCCTTGGGTCCATACATTCCGACCAATGGACTGGAACCGCCGTCGAACTCGCCCAAAGAGGGTTTGTTGCCGTTTATCCGGTAATCGGCTGGTGGCGCGAACGCCATCAACTGGGACGCTGGGCAAAGCGAGCTCGCTATTCCCTTATTATTTCCATTAAGACCCCCGAAACCGACCTGGATATCTACACGCCAGTGGAAAACCTAATAAGGACGCCAGTCGAGATAAGCGTCTAA
- a CDS encoding DUF4143 domain-containing protein, producing the protein MILIQPPRTVRPDFNLRKEITKAPVYYFRDIGLRNFASSSFGAISDSQAGFAFQTIVHAMLRERFPLADTTLHYWRTKDKAEVDFVIRSGEAVTPLEVKYRDLKKPEIRRSFRGFLDGYHPLSGYIINKSFNQEALVGETRVQCLPYWELLFKEAFPFIANIPAADTPTASPAL; encoded by the coding sequence ATAATTTTAATTCAACCGCCTCGGACGGTCCGACCCGATTTTAATCTCAGAAAAGAGATAACCAAAGCGCCGGTTTATTATTTCCGCGACATCGGTTTGCGCAATTTTGCCTCGAGCAGCTTCGGCGCCATCTCGGACAGCCAGGCCGGTTTTGCCTTCCAGACCATTGTCCATGCCATGCTGAGAGAACGTTTTCCATTAGCAGATACGACGCTCCACTACTGGCGCACCAAGGACAAAGCCGAGGTCGACTTTGTCATCCGGAGTGGGGAGGCGGTGACGCCCCTTGAGGTCAAGTATCGGGACCTGAAAAAGCCGGAGATCCGCCGTTCCTTCCGTGGGTTTCTTGACGGGTATCATCCCTTGAGCGGTTATATCATCAACAAAAGTTTCAACCAGGAAGCGCTGGTAGGCGAAACCCGGGTGCAGTGCCTTCCCTACTGGGAGCTGTTATTTAAAGAAGCTTTCCCGTTCATCGCCAACATTCCCGCGGCTGATACCCCAACGGCCAGCCCTGCCTTGTGA